A DNA window from Lactococcus sp. S-13 contains the following coding sequences:
- a CDS encoding VirD4-like conjugal transfer protein, CD1115 family: MKFIRRYVLSSLIGLVLLFLVNRVTEIFITTSGGLYENKLPNFQARLLPELKAHPLAFSFRSEPLLACAFFIGVIVLVIASRDTRTYRHREEFGSSKEGTLKDLEPFAAPKKENFDQNIILGWKAYMWVKNNYKNPKYQRAKNVFVVGGTGAWKTTSYNIPNLSQMNASYVITDPKLEIYHKTGLMMKENGYQVKILNLINFLNTDQFNPFVYINSEETLQDMINLLIKATDGENEKRGEPFWDNSEKLLLSSLFSFLYYNYKGYEGIEGSGELPTLADIGDLIRNLERKNPEVPSAVELMFEDFEEYFGSDCPAVLDFHSFKNYKGETRASVVSMPTARFRMFTLPRLREMTSRDTLELDKMGTRKQVLYIGLSDLSDTYNFLSNMVFTLLFQITEEVADNNYGGALPVPIRLILEEFPSIGAIPNILKAIAVLRGRGMSFEFTAQNFDQLKRVYKDTWEEILGACDSLIYMTGATTKLTKEKFAELSGKQTIGKKSEGKQFGGHGGGSQNTDSLGRDVYMIDEIERSNRLDALIKITGDVPIVKVRKYNSKKHPRAKEWAKSKNDPRWYEAVRYVDDKAEIDDNIAKNPDTMECLEANLSEVA; the protein is encoded by the coding sequence ATGAAGTTTATCAGAAGATATGTGCTTTCAAGTTTGATTGGACTCGTTCTTTTATTCTTAGTGAATCGAGTAACTGAAATCTTTATCACTACAAGTGGTGGTTTGTATGAAAATAAACTCCCAAACTTTCAAGCTCGACTGCTTCCTGAACTAAAAGCACACCCTCTTGCTTTTAGTTTTAGATCAGAGCCACTTCTGGCCTGTGCATTTTTCATAGGCGTCATTGTTCTTGTGATTGCCTCTCGTGATACAAGAACTTACCGACATCGAGAAGAATTTGGTTCTTCAAAAGAAGGAACGCTCAAAGATTTAGAACCTTTTGCTGCTCCCAAAAAAGAAAATTTTGACCAAAATATTATTTTGGGTTGGAAAGCTTATATGTGGGTGAAAAATAACTATAAAAATCCAAAATATCAACGTGCAAAAAACGTGTTTGTTGTTGGTGGGACTGGAGCTTGGAAAACAACCAGTTACAATATTCCTAATTTATCACAAATGAATGCATCTTATGTGATTACTGACCCTAAACTTGAAATTTATCATAAAACAGGATTGATGATGAAAGAAAATGGGTATCAAGTAAAAATATTGAATTTGATTAACTTTTTGAATACTGATCAATTCAATCCTTTTGTTTACATCAATAGTGAGGAAACATTGCAAGATATGATTAATCTTCTTATCAAAGCAACAGATGGAGAAAATGAAAAAAGAGGAGAACCTTTCTGGGATAATTCTGAAAAATTATTACTATCTTCTTTATTCTCATTCCTGTACTACAACTACAAAGGCTATGAAGGAATTGAAGGGAGTGGAGAACTTCCGACACTTGCGGATATTGGAGATTTAATTCGTAACCTTGAACGTAAGAATCCAGAAGTTCCTAGTGCAGTTGAACTGATGTTTGAAGATTTTGAAGAGTATTTTGGATCAGATTGTCCTGCAGTTCTTGATTTCCATTCTTTCAAGAATTACAAAGGAGAAACACGAGCATCGGTTGTTTCAATGCCTACTGCTCGCTTTAGAATGTTTACCTTACCACGTTTACGTGAAATGACCAGTAGAGATACCTTAGAGCTGGACAAAATGGGAACTCGTAAACAAGTGCTTTATATTGGGTTGTCAGATTTATCAGATACCTATAATTTCCTCTCAAATATGGTCTTCACGTTGCTATTCCAAATAACAGAAGAAGTGGCGGACAATAATTATGGAGGTGCTTTGCCAGTTCCAATCCGTTTAATCTTAGAAGAATTCCCAAGTATTGGAGCAATTCCTAATATTTTAAAAGCAATTGCGGTCTTGCGGGGTCGTGGAATGAGCTTTGAATTTACAGCACAAAATTTCGATCAGTTAAAAAGAGTTTATAAAGATACATGGGAAGAAATATTGGGGGCTTGTGATTCACTTATTTATATGACAGGGGCAACAACAAAACTAACCAAAGAGAAGTTTGCGGAACTATCTGGAAAACAAACCATTGGTAAGAAAAGTGAAGGAAAACAATTTGGCGGTCATGGGGGTGGTTCACAAAATACTGACAGTTTAGGTCGGGATGTCTATATGATTGATGAGATTGAACGTTCGAATCGACTAGATGCACTGATAAAAATAACTGGGGATGTCCCAATTGTTAAAGTAAGAAAATATAATTCAAAAAAACACCCTCGTGCCAAAGAGTGGGCGAAATCAAAAAACGACCCCCGTTGGTACGAAGCGGTACGCTATGTTGATGATAAAGCTGAAATTGATGATAACATAGCCAAAAATCCTGACACAATGGAGTGTTTGGAAGCAAATTTAAGCGAAGTCGCTTAA
- a CDS encoding SspB-related isopeptide-forming adhesin — protein sequence MQQNQNNNPKDSKETVHVNKPQPHKDETNSATAGIKDDSMRNDDKDISSNFKLIGDSSKNQAVESDESYQEIVNATAKNPYVDKADNNQDFNLNTQTVKRGQKLFYVLTLDTTPYDQTSLLTTMGMEDTIDTSMLDVDVSNIKAYDASGKEVVKGGFENKLNGKTLTINMNIFKSIFVDKNGVEVSKGTEGAKEVKVVDTSKLPLGQQYKIVVPATVKSDAAADKDIVNVARQIVINANGKQLSMQTETRVNKLKVPGENLIEKVLPTTGEGKAALAVSIFGAALLGLAAYLKRNWIVSTYRKTVRKIRK from the coding sequence TTGCAACAGAACCAAAATAATAACCCTAAAGACTCTAAAGAAACTGTTCATGTAAATAAGCCACAACCTCACAAAGACGAAACTAATAGTGCAACTGCTGGAATTAAAGATGACTCTATGCGTAATGATGACAAAGATATTTCTAGTAACTTTAAACTAATTGGGGATTCGAGTAAAAATCAAGCAGTAGAATCTGACGAAAGTTATCAAGAAATTGTCAATGCGACTGCAAAAAATCCCTATGTAGATAAGGCAGATAACAATCAAGATTTTAATTTGAACACTCAAACCGTTAAGCGAGGTCAAAAACTTTTCTATGTTCTAACTCTGGATACAACCCCTTATGACCAAACGTCACTTCTTACAACGATGGGAATGGAAGATACTATTGACACATCAATGCTTGACGTTGACGTGTCTAATATAAAGGCCTATGATGCTTCAGGAAAAGAAGTTGTTAAAGGTGGTTTTGAAAATAAATTGAACGGTAAAACCTTAACAATAAATATGAATATCTTCAAATCTATTTTTGTCGATAAAAATGGAGTTGAGGTTTCAAAAGGGACAGAAGGTGCAAAAGAAGTAAAAGTTGTTGATACTTCAAAATTGCCACTTGGTCAGCAATATAAAATTGTTGTCCCAGCAACAGTCAAATCAGATGCAGCAGCTGATAAAGATATTGTAAATGTTGCTCGTCAAATTGTTATTAATGCAAATGGTAAACAACTTTCAATGCAAACTGAAACACGTGTCAATAAGTTAAAAGTTCCAGGTGAAAATCTAATAGAAAAAGTTTTACCTACTACTGGTGAAGGTAAAGCTGCTTTGGCTGTTTCAATCTTTGGCGCTGCATTACTTGGCCTTGCTGCATATCTTAAACGGAACTGGATAGTATCTACTTATCGTAAGACTGTTCGTAAGATTCGTAAATAA
- a CDS encoding IS6 family transposase, translating to MNHFKGKQFQKDVIIVAVGYYLRYNLSYREVQELLYDRGINVCHTTIYRWVQEYSKVLYHLWKKKNRQSFYSWKMDETYIKIKGRWHYLYRAIDADGLTLDIWLRKKRDTQAAYAFLKRLHKQFGQPRVIVTDKAPSIGSAFRKLQRNGLYTKTEHRTVKYLNNLIEQDHRPVKRRNKFYRSLRTASTTIKGMETIRGIYKKNRRNGTLFGFSVSTEIKILMGITA from the coding sequence ATGAATCATTTTAAGGGCAAACAATTCCAAAAAGATGTGATTATTGTCGCAGTAGGTTACTACCTCCGTTACAATCTGAGCTATCGTGAAGTTCAGGAATTGCTTTATGACCGTGGAATAAATGTTTGTCACACTACGATTTATCGTTGGGTTCAAGAATACAGTAAAGTGCTCTATCATCTCTGGAAAAAGAAAAATAGACAGTCCTTCTATTCGTGGAAAATGGATGAAACCTATATTAAAATCAAAGGTCGTTGGCATTATCTCTATCGAGCAATTGATGCGGACGGTTTAACCTTAGATATCTGGTTACGAAAGAAACGAGACACGCAGGCGGCGTATGCTTTCTTAAAAAGGCTCCATAAACAGTTTGGACAACCTAGAGTCATCGTAACTGATAAAGCACCCTCTATTGGCTCTGCATTTAGAAAGTTACAGAGAAATGGGTTATACACCAAAACAGAGCATCGAACCGTGAAATATCTCAATAACTTAATTGAGCAAGATCATAGACCAGTCAAACGTCGCAATAAATTTTATCGAAGTCTCCGGACTGCCTCAACCACGATTAAGGGCATGGAGACCATTCGAGGAATATACAAAAAGAACCGAAGAAATGGAACGCTCTTCGGCTTTTCGGTCTCTACTGAAATAAAAATTTTAATGGGAATAACAGCTTAA
- a CDS encoding GNAT family N-acetyltransferase has protein sequence MTINFSTIKDIDIKQLENLYNDVGWFAYTQDLKVLKQAVLQSLDVIAAWDNDKLVGLIRVVGDGLTIMYIQDILILNAYQNKGIASELLQQMLIKYNNVRQKVLLTEEASDVRHFYEKNGFESCDQGSLVAFAKMN, from the coding sequence ATGACAATAAATTTTAGTACAATTAAGGATATTGATATTAAGCAATTAGAAAATTTATATAACGATGTTGGTTGGTTTGCGTATACTCAAGATTTGAAAGTATTAAAACAAGCTGTATTACAATCGTTAGATGTTATAGCTGCTTGGGATAATGATAAGTTAGTAGGACTTATTAGAGTTGTTGGAGACGGATTAACGATTATGTATATACAAGATATACTTATTTTGAATGCTTATCAGAATAAGGGTATTGCAAGTGAATTATTGCAACAAATGTTAATTAAATATAATAATGTTCGACAAAAAGTTCTTTTAACTGAAGAAGCATCTGATGTTAGACATTTTTATGAAAAGAATGGATTTGAATCCTGTGACCAGGGGTCGTTAGTTGCGTTTGCTAAAATGAACTGA
- a CDS encoding recombinase family protein: MNIGYARVSTGLQNLDLQKDSLKKYDCEKIFTDHMSGSKKERPGLKSAIEFSRSGDTIVVWRLDRLGRNMEDLISIVNSLNDKGVSFHSLQENITMDKSSSTGQLMFHLFAAFAEFERNLILERSAAGREAARARGRLGGRPEKFSEQDVKLLKTLVESGTPIKSIADSWGVSRTTIYRYINKF; encoded by the coding sequence ATGAATATCGGATATGCACGAGTTTCAACTGGACTTCAAAATTTGGATTTACAAAAAGATAGTCTTAAAAAATATGATTGTGAGAAAATATTTACTGACCATATGTCAGGAAGTAAAAAAGAGCGACCTGGTTTAAAATCTGCCATCGAATTTTCTCGTTCTGGAGATACAATTGTTGTTTGGCGGTTAGATCGATTAGGAAGAAATATGGAGGACTTAATTAGCATAGTTAATTCACTTAATGATAAAGGAGTAAGCTTCCATAGCTTGCAAGAAAATATCACAATGGATAAATCAAGTTCGACTGGACAATTGATGTTTCATTTGTTTGCGGCTTTTGCGGAATTTGAGCGAAATCTTATTTTGGAGCGTTCTGCCGCTGGTAGAGAAGCTGCACGTGCAAGAGGACGACTTGGAGGAAGACCTGAGAAATTTTCGGAGCAAGACGTAAAGCTTCTTAAAACCTTGGTAGAAAGTGGTACGCCGATTAAGTCGATTGCGGATTCTTGGGGAGTGTCAAGAACAACGATTTATAGATATATTAATAAGTTTTAG
- the pepO gene encoding endopeptidase PepO, translated as MTRIQDDLFATVNAEWLENAEIPADKPRISAFDELVLKNEKNLAKDLAELSQNLPTDNPELLEAIKFYNKAGDWQAREKADFSAVKNELAKVETLKTFEDFKNNLTQLVFHSQAPLPFSFSVEPDMKDAIHYSLGFSGPGLILPDTTYYNDEHPRKKELLDFWAKNTIEILKTFDVENAEEIAKSALKFDALLVPSANTSEEWAKYAELYHPISTDSFVSKVKNLDLKSLIKDLVKTEPDKVIVYEDRFYESFDSLINEENWSLIKAWMLTKIARGATSFFNEDLRILGGAYGRFLSNVQEARSQEKHQLDLTESYFSQVIGLFYGIKYFGEAAKADVKRMVTAMIKVYQARLSKNEWLSQETAEKAIEKLDAITPFIGFPDKLPEIYSRLKTTSGSLYEDALKFDEILTARTFEKFSEDVDKTSWHMPAHMVNAYYSPDSNTIVFPAAILQAPFYSLEQSSSQNYGGIGAVIAHEISHAFDNNGAQFDKEGNLNKWWLDEDYEAFEEKQKEMIALFDGVETEAGPANGKLIVSENIADQGGITAALTAAKDEKDVDLKAFFSQWAKIWRMKASKEFQQMLLSMDFHAPAKLRANIPPTNLEEFYDTFDVKETDKMYRAPENRLKIW; from the coding sequence ATGACAAGGATTCAAGATGATTTATTCGCTACTGTTAATGCTGAATGGTTAGAAAATGCAGAAATTCCTGCTGACAAACCAAGAATTTCAGCTTTTGATGAATTAGTACTAAAAAATGAGAAAAATTTGGCTAAAGATTTAGCTGAGTTATCACAAAACCTACCTACTGATAATCCAGAATTGCTTGAAGCAATCAAATTTTATAATAAAGCAGGAGATTGGCAAGCAAGAGAAAAAGCGGATTTTTCTGCCGTAAAAAATGAACTTGCTAAAGTTGAAACTTTAAAGACTTTTGAAGATTTTAAAAATAATTTGACTCAACTCGTTTTCCATTCACAGGCACCTCTTCCGTTTTCTTTTAGTGTTGAACCTGATATGAAAGATGCTATTCACTATTCTCTTGGATTCTCTGGCCCGGGCTTGATTTTACCTGATACCACTTATTATAATGATGAACACCCTAGAAAAAAAGAATTACTTGATTTTTGGGCTAAAAATACAATCGAAATTTTAAAGACATTTGATGTTGAAAATGCAGAAGAGATTGCAAAGTCTGCCCTTAAATTCGATGCTCTTTTAGTTCCGTCAGCAAATACTTCTGAAGAGTGGGCAAAATATGCTGAACTTTATCATCCAATTTCTACTGACAGCTTTGTCAGTAAAGTTAAAAACCTTGATTTAAAATCTTTAATTAAAGATTTAGTAAAAACTGAACCTGATAAAGTCATTGTTTACGAAGATCGTTTTTATGAATCATTTGATTCACTTATCAATGAAGAAAATTGGTCACTCATTAAAGCTTGGATGCTGACTAAAATTGCACGTGGCGCTACTTCTTTCTTCAATGAAGACCTTAGAATTCTTGGTGGAGCTTATGGACGTTTCCTTTCAAATGTTCAAGAAGCAAGAAGTCAAGAAAAACATCAACTTGATTTGACTGAGTCTTATTTTAGTCAAGTGATTGGTTTATTCTATGGTATAAAATATTTTGGTGAAGCTGCTAAGGCCGATGTCAAACGGATGGTCACTGCAATGATTAAAGTTTACCAAGCGCGTTTGTCTAAAAATGAGTGGCTCAGTCAAGAAACAGCTGAAAAAGCCATTGAAAAATTGGATGCTATTACTCCTTTCATTGGTTTCCCAGATAAATTGCCTGAAATTTATAGTCGTTTAAAAACAACTTCTGGCTCTCTCTATGAAGATGCACTTAAATTCGATGAAATTTTGACTGCTCGAACTTTTGAAAAATTCTCAGAAGATGTTGATAAAACAAGCTGGCATATGCCTGCTCATATGGTCAATGCTTATTATAGTCCTGATAGTAATACAATTGTTTTTCCAGCAGCAATTTTGCAAGCTCCTTTTTACTCTCTTGAACAATCTTCATCACAAAATTACGGTGGAATTGGCGCAGTCATTGCTCATGAAATTTCTCATGCTTTTGATAACAACGGTGCCCAATTCGATAAAGAAGGAAATTTGAACAAATGGTGGTTAGATGAAGATTATGAAGCTTTTGAAGAAAAGCAAAAAGAAATGATTGCACTCTTTGACGGTGTGGAAACTGAAGCTGGTCCAGCAAACGGAAAACTCATTGTGTCAGAAAATATTGCTGACCAAGGAGGAATTACAGCGGCACTGACAGCAGCTAAAGATGAGAAAGACGTTGATTTGAAAGCTTTCTTTAGTCAGTGGGCTAAGATTTGGCGCATGAAAGCAAGTAAAGAATTCCAACAAATGCTTTTGTCAATGGATTTTCATGCACCCGCTAAACTTCGTGCCAATATTCCTCCAACAAATCTCGAAGAATTTTACGATACTTTTGATGTTAAAGAAACAGATAAGATGTATCGTGCACCAGAAAATCGTCTTAAAATTTGGTAA
- a CDS encoding oligopeptide ABC transporter substrate-binding protein translates to MNKFKVTLLASSVVLAAALLSACGSNQSSSTSTKKLKAGNFDVAYQNPDKAIKGGNLKVAYQSDSPMKAEWLAGLSDDATFSTMSGPGGGQDALFFTNSAFKFIDGGPANISLDQKAKTATITFRKDLKWSDGSEVTAKDYEFTYETIANPAYGSDRWTDSLANIVGLSDYHAGKAKTISGITFPDGENGKVIKVQFKEMKPGMTQSGNGYFLESVAPYQYLKDVAPKDLASSPKTTTKPLVTGPFKPENVVAGESIKYVPNPYYWGKKPKLNSITYEIVSTAKSVAALSAHKYDIIKSMANSQYKQVKNLKGYKVLGQQALYISLMYYNLGHYDAKNSINVQDRKTPLQDQNVRQAIGYARNVAEVDNKFSNGLSTPANSLIPPIFKQFTSPSVKGYEKQDLDKANKLLDEDGWKLNKSTGYREKDGKELSLVYAARVGDANSETIAQNYIQQWKKIGVKVSLYNGKLMEFNSWVDHMTTPPGANDWDITDGAWSLSSEPSQQDLFSAAAPYNFGHFNDSEITKDLNDIDSAKSEDPTYRKAAFVKYQEDMNKKAYVVPTNFSLSYTPVNKRVVGMTLDYGAMNTWSEIGVSSDKLATK, encoded by the coding sequence ATGAACAAATTCAAAGTAACTTTATTGGCAAGTAGTGTAGTTTTAGCAGCTGCACTCCTAAGTGCTTGTGGATCTAACCAAAGCTCAAGTACAAGTACAAAAAAATTAAAAGCGGGGAACTTTGACGTTGCTTATCAAAATCCAGACAAGGCAATCAAAGGTGGAAATTTAAAAGTCGCTTATCAAAGCGATTCTCCGATGAAAGCTGAATGGTTAGCCGGACTTTCTGATGATGCCACTTTTAGTACAATGTCTGGTCCTGGAGGCGGTCAAGATGCTCTCTTCTTTACTAACAGCGCCTTTAAATTTATTGATGGAGGACCTGCAAATATCAGCCTTGACCAAAAAGCTAAAACGGCAACGATTACCTTTCGTAAAGATTTGAAATGGTCTGATGGTTCAGAAGTAACGGCTAAAGATTATGAATTTACCTATGAAACGATTGCTAATCCTGCTTATGGGTCCGACCGTTGGACTGATTCTCTAGCGAATATTGTTGGCTTGAGTGATTATCATGCGGGGAAAGCTAAAACAATCTCAGGAATTACTTTCCCTGATGGTGAAAACGGAAAAGTCATCAAGGTTCAATTTAAAGAAATGAAACCAGGGATGACACAATCAGGAAATGGTTACTTCCTTGAAAGTGTCGCTCCTTACCAATATTTGAAAGATGTTGCCCCTAAAGATTTGGCTTCTAGTCCAAAAACGACAACGAAACCATTAGTTACAGGGCCTTTTAAACCGGAAAATGTGGTTGCTGGTGAATCTATTAAATATGTGCCAAATCCTTACTATTGGGGTAAAAAACCAAAACTAAATTCAATTACTTATGAAATTGTATCAACAGCAAAATCAGTCGCAGCCCTTTCTGCACATAAATACGACATTATCAAGTCGATGGCTAATAGTCAATATAAACAAGTAAAAAACTTAAAGGGATACAAGGTTTTAGGTCAACAAGCGCTTTATATTTCCTTAATGTACTATAACTTGGGACACTATGATGCTAAAAATTCGATTAATGTCCAAGATCGTAAAACGCCTTTGCAGGATCAAAATGTTCGTCAAGCCATTGGTTATGCTCGAAATGTCGCAGAAGTGGATAATAAGTTCTCAAACGGACTTTCAACTCCTGCAAATAGTTTGATTCCGCCAATCTTTAAGCAATTTACGAGTCCATCAGTCAAAGGATATGAAAAACAAGATCTTGATAAAGCGAATAAACTTTTGGATGAAGACGGATGGAAATTGAATAAATCTACAGGCTACCGTGAAAAAGATGGAAAAGAATTATCGCTTGTTTATGCGGCTCGTGTAGGTGATGCAAACTCCGAAACCATTGCCCAAAACTACATCCAACAATGGAAGAAAATTGGGGTAAAAGTGAGTCTTTACAATGGTAAATTAATGGAATTTAATTCTTGGGTTGATCATATGACGACTCCTCCAGGTGCAAATGACTGGGATATTACTGACGGTGCTTGGTCATTGTCATCAGAACCTTCGCAACAAGATTTGTTCTCAGCAGCAGCACCTTATAACTTTGGTCACTTTAATGATTCAGAAATCACTAAGGATTTAAATGATATTGATTCTGCCAAGTCTGAAGATCCAACTTATCGTAAAGCAGCTTTCGTTAAATATCAAGAAGATATGAATAAAAAAGCTTATGTTGTTCCAACAAACTTCTCGTTAAGTTATACGCCGGTTAACAAACGGGTAGTTGGGATGACGCTTGACTATGGTGCAATGAATACTTGGTCAGAAATTGGTGTTTCTTCTGATAAGTTAGCCACCAAATAG
- the oppC gene encoding murein tripeptide/oligopeptide ABC transporter permease OppC has product MTEKKHKNSLSLVHSIKEELKNDKLALTSALFLVAVFLIVYIYSMFLKQSNYVDVNIMDQYLAPLTNGHLLGTDNGGRDIIMMLMISARNSFNIAFAVTLITLVVGNILGVITGYFGGRFDLIFMRFTDFVMILPSMMIIIVFVTIIPRFNSWSLIGIISIFSWIGTTRLIRARTMTEVNRDYVRASKTSGTSDFKIMFREIWPNLSTLVIAEATLVFAGNIGLETGLSFLGFGLPAGTPSLGTMINEATNPETMTDKPWTWVPATVVILIVVLAIIFIGNALRRVADQRQATR; this is encoded by the coding sequence ATGACAGAAAAAAAACACAAAAATTCTTTATCATTAGTTCACTCAATCAAAGAAGAACTAAAGAATGACAAATTAGCACTGACTTCAGCACTTTTCCTAGTTGCTGTCTTTCTAATCGTTTATATTTACTCGATGTTTTTAAAACAATCAAATTATGTTGATGTTAATATTATGGACCAGTATCTTGCACCACTGACAAATGGACATTTACTGGGAACTGATAATGGTGGTCGAGATATCATCATGATGTTAATGATTTCTGCACGAAACTCTTTCAATATCGCTTTTGCAGTTACACTTATTACTTTAGTTGTAGGAAATATCTTAGGGGTAATTACGGGCTACTTTGGTGGGAGATTTGATTTAATCTTCATGCGTTTCACTGATTTTGTTATGATTTTACCATCAATGATGATCATTATTGTTTTTGTAACTATCATCCCACGTTTTAATTCTTGGTCTTTGATTGGGATTATCAGTATCTTTAGTTGGATAGGGACAACGCGTTTAATTCGGGCAAGAACAATGACGGAAGTCAATCGAGATTATGTTCGAGCATCAAAAACTTCGGGAACTTCTGATTTTAAAATTATGTTTCGGGAAATATGGCCCAACTTGTCCACCTTAGTCATTGCTGAAGCAACGCTTGTTTTTGCTGGAAACATTGGTTTAGAAACAGGACTTTCTTTCTTAGGTTTTGGACTTCCAGCGGGGACACCATCTTTGGGAACAATGATAAATGAAGCGACTAATCCAGAAACAATGACTGATAAGCCTTGGACTTGGGTTCCAGCAACAGTGGTCATCCTAATTGTGGTGCTTGCTATTATCTTTATCGGAAATGCACTAAGACGAGTGGCTGACCAAAGACAAGCTACAAGATAA
- the oppB gene encoding murein tripeptide/oligopeptide ABC transporter permease OppB, with amino-acid sequence MWKVIIRRILLMIPQLFILSILVFFFAKLMPGDPFSGLIGPHTDPHEVEALRRAAGLYDPWWEQYLRWLGNAIHGNLGMSYNLKEPVMTVIGHRAINTFWMSLLSVILTYLFAIPMSIVAARNEGKWQDQLWLTYNSITFGIPPYVFYLLIIFIFGYSLNWFPTGGTVSPNAMGIIPVFFSKIYHMILPAFSLAVFGTVGIFTYFRSGILDEQTQDYVRTARAKGVKEKVIFRRHILRNASLPIASNFGFVITGLLGGAIFAETIFGYPGLGQLFITSITGRDYSMITALILLNGFLGLLGALLSDIIMAMVDPRIRIQ; translated from the coding sequence ATGTGGAAAGTAATTATTAGACGTATTTTATTGATGATTCCTCAATTATTTATCTTGAGTATTCTTGTTTTCTTCTTTGCTAAATTGATGCCTGGTGATCCTTTTTCAGGGTTGATTGGTCCTCATACCGACCCACATGAAGTTGAAGCATTAAGACGGGCAGCAGGTTTATATGACCCTTGGTGGGAGCAGTATCTCAGGTGGTTAGGGAATGCCATACATGGGAATTTAGGAATGTCCTATAATCTCAAAGAGCCTGTGATGACTGTCATTGGACATAGAGCGATTAATACTTTTTGGATGTCACTTTTGTCAGTTATTTTAACTTACTTATTTGCTATTCCGATGTCGATAGTTGCAGCTCGAAATGAAGGAAAATGGCAAGACCAATTGTGGTTGACCTATAATTCAATTACTTTTGGTATTCCACCTTACGTATTCTATCTCTTGATTATCTTTATCTTTGGTTATAGTCTTAATTGGTTTCCGACAGGTGGGACGGTAAGTCCAAATGCGATGGGAATCATTCCTGTTTTCTTTAGTAAGATTTATCACATGATTCTTCCGGCTTTTAGTTTGGCGGTCTTTGGAACAGTTGGAATCTTTACTTACTTCCGCTCTGGAATTTTAGATGAACAAACACAAGATTATGTACGAACGGCTCGAGCCAAAGGGGTTAAGGAAAAAGTGATTTTTAGACGTCATATTTTGAGAAATGCCTCATTACCAATCGCTTCTAATTTTGGATTTGTGATTACTGGACTCTTGGGAGGAGCAATCTTTGCTGAAACAATTTTTGGCTATCCTGGCTTAGGACAACTTTTTATTACTTCAATCACTGGGCGAGATTATTCAATGATTACGGCTTTGATTTTATTAAATGGTTTTTTGGGACTTCTTGGAGCCCTCCTGTCGGATATTATCATGGCAATGGTTGACCCACGAATTCGGATTCAATAA